The sequence CCACTTGTGTCGCATAGAAGATCTTGAGGCGTTTTCCTTTGTCGGTCGGCGTTGGATTAATGGCAATGGCATCCATAATCACATCGTTCAAGACAGCTGAGGGAATCCGCGTATTTTGACTCTCACTGATCTGTTTAATCATCTCTGGCAACTTGTGCAAGCGTTGTTTGGTAAGAGCAGAGACAAAGACAATCGGAGCATAAGAAAGGTATTGGAATTGATCCCGAATGTCATCCTCCCACTGCTTCATGGTATGGTTGTCTTTTTCAATGGTATCCCATTTGTTGACAACAATGATCATACCTTTACCAGCTTCATGAGCAAAGCCAGCGATCCGCTTATCATACTCCCGAATCCCTTCTTCGGCATTAATGACCATCAAAACCACATCTGAACGGTCGATGGCACGCATGGCACGCATAACAGAATATTTCTCAGTGTTTTCATAGATTTTACCAGACTTGCGCATACCAGCTGTATCGATCATGGTAAATTCTTGGCCATCTGCATCGGTAAAATGGGTATCAATGGCATCCCGTGTGGTTCCTGCAACCGGGCTAGCAATCACGCGGTCTTCTCCAAGGATCGCATTGATCAAGCTTGATTTCCCAACATTCGGGCGGCCAATCAAGCTAAATTTGATGATATCTGGATTCTCTTCTTCTGTTTCATTCGGAAGATTTTCGATGATGGCATCGAGCACATCCCCAGTTCCTATCCCGTGGACAGAGGATACCGGTAGTGGCTCACCCAGTCCTAAGGCATAAAAGTCATAGATATCATTGCGCATCTCTGGGTTATCCACCTTGTTGACAGCCAGAATCACTGGTTTATGGGTCTTATACAAAATACGAGTGACATATTCATCCGCATCCGTGATCCCTTCTTTTCCAGAAACAACAAAGACGATCACATCTGCTTCGTCCATGGCGATTTCTGCCTGATGCTTAATTTGTTCCATAAATGGGGCATCTACGTCGTCAATTCCCCCTGTATCAATAATACTAAATTTCCGATTCAACCACTCAGCTGTTGCATAAATGCGGTCACGAGTGACTCCTTCTACATCCTCAACGATGGAAATCCGCTCACCGGCAATCCGGTTAAAGAGTGTAGATTTTCCGACATTGGGACGGCCTACAATCGCAATAGTTGGTAGGGCCATGATTTCCTCTTTTCTAATGAAAGGCGAGATTTCGGTTCAAGAACGCCTCTCTTCATTTCATAATAGTTTGTGTTTTTCTAGTAGTTTTTTGGTCTCTTCTTGTTCAGGTTGACCAAATTGAGCTGCAAGGCGCTCGCTCCAGCTGTCTGTTACACGCGCTCCAGCATAATCTGCCTGAACCTTGTCATAGGCAGTCACAACTGATAGGTCTTGTTCTTGGTATTCTTCTTCAAAAGCAATCTGCTCCAAGGGTAAGCGTGGTTTCACCGCATGCTGCTGATTAGGTACTCCAAGAGCAATCCCAAAAACAGGGTAGGTATAGTCTGGCAGACGGAAGAGTTCTGCAACTTCCTCTGAACAGTAGCGCAACATGCCGATAATGACTCCACCATAGCCGAGACTTTCAGCTGCCAATAGCGTATTTTGAGCTGCTAGAGCCGCGTCCACTGAGGTGATCAGTAAGTTGTCCACCCCTTCAGGATGGAAATCCTGCTCATGAAGTTTGACAGCTTTTTCAGCACGGTTTAAATCCCCAACAAAGAGAAGAAAGACGTCTGATTGGCGAATCGCTTCTTGGGGAAGCAAGTCGTAGAGAGCTTCTTTCTTTTCCTTGCTTTTGACCACAATCACAGAATAAGACTGAAAGTTTTTCCAACTTGATGCCATCTGCCCAGCTGATAAGATTTCCTTGAGGTCAGCTTCTTTGATGGCTTCTTCCTTAAACCGGCGAACAGAAAAATGAGCATTCATTAAACGGATGGTTTCATTCATCGGCGATTGACTCCTTCCAAATGGATTTCCTTGGCTAAAAATTTCACGCGCTCCATGACACGTTTGGCCTGCCAGGTTTCATCCCCATTGCGCGAAGACGCAAAATGACGTTCCAACTCTTCAAAATTAAAGTTAGAAGTAAAGAAGGTTGGGAGATTTTCCTGCATCCGGTGCTGCAGAATCACTTGTAAGATTTCGTCTCGTACCCAGGCTGACATCTGTTCCGCACCGATATCATCGAGAATTAAAATTTTGGCTTTTTTCACCTGATCGACGGTTTCTTTGACCAAGCCCGAACTGATGGCATTTTTGACATCGATAGCAAAACTTGGGAAATGTAGTAGAGTGGTAGAGGCCTGGCGTTTTTCGGATAAATCATGAGCCAGGGCTGCCATCATGTAGCTCTTTCCTACTCCAAAATCACCATAGAGGTAAATTCCCTTTTGATACTCGGGATAGTTGGCTACAAAATTAGCTAATTCCTCAAAGGCCACAAATCGTCCCTTATCATCGAGCTCTACCTTGGCTAGACTCGCTTCTTTCAAAGTTGAAGGGAGATTGATCAAGTTAAGACGTTGGTTGATCGCAGCACGTTTTTGAGCTTCGATTAACTCTGGTGTCTCCTCATAAGCGACATCCGCATATCCTTCATTCATGGTGAGGATGGGTTTATAACCTTTGGCAATATAATCCGGATCTCCCAATAAGAAACGGTTGCGCTCACTGATGTATTGATTAAATTTTGAAATACTACGACGAATTTCTTGCTCAGACAAAGACCGGTCTTTGATAAAGGCAGCGACTTCTTGGTCTGCCAAGATCTGTGCGACCAAATCCTCATAGTTAAATTGACGCGCACGATTCATGTGAGACATGGTTTGACCTACACTTTCCATCTACTCACCTCCTTGATTCAGTTTTTCTAACAGGCGTTGTTTCTCTTTAGCGAGATCCACCTTTTCTTCTTGACTGGTTTGATTTTGATAGTTCGGTTGACTCCACTTAGGAACATTACTTGGCTTGCCCTTGGCTGATGTAGGACTCGTCCCCTTGTTTCCTTGAACCTTAGCCTGTTTCTGGCGTTCCCGGACTTTTAAAATCGCCAGTTCCGCACTGTTGACTCCTTGGTAAGAAAAGTCATTTCCCACTTTCAAAGCATACTTTTCATTGAGATTAGCAGACTGGGTCTTGTTAAAGGTCAACAATAAGATAATATTGATCACCTCATCTAGTAAACCTAGATCAGCTAACTTAGATAGAGTCTTGCGTTCACTCTGCGTAATGGTCGCATGGCGCGCCTTCTTAATCTCCGCTAAAAATTGTAAGCTAGATTTTGCCTTAGCTTCCCTAAGAATGGTTTCTTCCTGACGGCTATAGGACATACGTGGTTGCTCTTGGCTAGCCTGAGCTAATTTTTGTTTCATTCTCTTTGGAGAGACGATACGGTCTACAGCTGTTTCTTTCGCCAGGAGATAAGTTTCATACCAGGTCCATTGTTGCTCTTCTGCGATGGCAAAGAGGGCAAGAGTTGCTTCTCCTTCATCCGCAAAACGAAGTCCATCACGCCCCATCATTCGCTTAAACATCTCCATATCAAACTGCTGTTTCTTACTTGGAACAACAGTCGCTTCCCCAGCATCTAGTCCAAAGACTTGCGAGAAGGAAACTTGCCTTCTACTCCCTAAAGAGCGCGCTGGGAGCAAATTCTCTACGGCCTTTTCCCCGATTTTCTTTTCAAGCAAGCGTTTATAGACGGCATTGGAAAAGAATTGCTCCGCCTCAAGAGGAGCGTGCAACCGGATCGCGATGCCAGCTTCCTCCTCAAAGATATCGATCAATCCCATAGCAATCAAACGATCAAAAGCAAGTAACAATTGAGGAAACCCCATATCAATGTGGTTTAAGATTTGGGCAAGTAGATGTTTTTTTTCACCTTGATCATAAGATGCGAGCAGAAAGCGATAGACCGTCACGGTTTCCATCTCTAAAATAGGCAGGTAATACTGCTCTAATGCAGGCCCTGCCGGTGGAAGAATGTTATTTTTTAAAAATGAGAACGGAGTATTGGGCTTCATCTATTTTTCCTTTTTCTTCTTGGTTCCCTTCGTGATTTGTTTCAAGAGGGTCTCTAATTCACCGACATCCTTGAAACTCCGGTAAACACTAGCAAAACGGACATAGGTAATCTCATCAAGGTCCGCCAACTCATCCATAACCAAAGAACCAATACACTCACTGTTAATTTCATTATCGCTTTGGCTACGAACCTTTTGTTCGATCCGGTTTACAATTTCTTCGATTTCATCACTGGATACAGGTCGTTTTTGTGCCGAGCGGATAATACCATTAAAGATTTTATCACGAGAAAATTGCTCACGTGTTCCATCCTTTTTAACAACCACTAGGGTCCGTTCTTCCACTCGTTCGTAGGTAGTAAAGCGATAATGGCATTCTTCGCATTCACGACGACGACGAATGGTGTTCCCGTCTTCAGCTTGTCGACTATCCACCACACTAGACTTACTTCCACCACATTTTGGACAACGCATTTGCTACCTCCTTAAACTGTTTTAACACTTCATTTTACCATAAAATGAATCGTAAAGAAAGCAGAAGAACAGGAGATCTCCTTGTCCCCACTCCTCTTTTACAAATTAAAAAAGTCCTAAAACAATTTAAAACTAAAATCATTCTAGAACTCTCATTTGATTTTAAAGAGATAATTCAGCTTCTAAGCCATAGTGATCACTCACAAGCGGTTTATTTTGACCATCAAAAATGACATGTAGACGCTTAATTTCCCATTCTGGACTTGCAAAGACGTAATCAATTCGCAGTGGTACCTGATTATCCGTCCAGCCATCGATTCCAGGGCCTACAGTATAAGTGCCCTTTGTTTCTTTGGCTTCAATAAAGCTATCTTGGAGCTTTAGGGAACTTGATAAAATCGTTTCATACCCCTCTTGGCCAGCAGGATTATTGAAATCACCCGCTAAAATAAAGGGTTTTTCTACTTGGTTAAAATACTTTTCAATTCGTGGCCACTCAAATTGGAAACCTTTGTCCCACCAAGAAAGATGAACACTGCCAACAACGATCTCTTTTCCATCCACACTCGTATGAGCAACGGCCACTCGACGGGTATGGTAGTCCGTTGGATCATCCATATTGGATACCAAAATCTCATCTGCCTTCAAGGGTTGACGTGAAAGAACTGCCACCCCTTCATTGAGGTGATCATAGCCGATATGGTTGTAGGCCCAAGTCCAATAGTAGTGAAGCCCTTGGGCAGCCAACTCTTCAACCAATACGTGAACAAAGTGATCCTTGTGAATAGCCACGGCTGATGGCGCGGCTTGATAATACTCATCTGTTTCAACTGTTTCTGAGGCCATCTCTTGATTGACC comes from Streptococcus parasanguinis ATCC 15912 and encodes:
- the der gene encoding ribosome biogenesis GTPase Der → MALPTIAIVGRPNVGKSTLFNRIAGERISIVEDVEGVTRDRIYATAEWLNRKFSIIDTGGIDDVDAPFMEQIKHQAEIAMDEADVIVFVVSGKEGITDADEYVTRILYKTHKPVILAVNKVDNPEMRNDIYDFYALGLGEPLPVSSVHGIGTGDVLDAIIENLPNETEEENPDIIKFSLIGRPNVGKSSLINAILGEDRVIASPVAGTTRDAIDTHFTDADGQEFTMIDTAGMRKSGKIYENTEKYSVMRAMRAIDRSDVVLMVINAEEGIREYDKRIAGFAHEAGKGMIIVVNKWDTIEKDNHTMKQWEDDIRDQFQYLSYAPIVFVSALTKQRLHKLPEMIKQISESQNTRIPSAVLNDVIMDAIAINPTPTDKGKRLKIFYATQVATKPPTFVVFVNEEELMHFSYLRFLENQIRKAFVFEGTPIHLIARKRK
- a CDS encoding nitroreductase family protein, with protein sequence MNETIRLMNAHFSVRRFKEEAIKEADLKEILSAGQMASSWKNFQSYSVIVVKSKEKKEALYDLLPQEAIRQSDVFLLFVGDLNRAEKAVKLHEQDFHPEGVDNLLITSVDAALAAQNTLLAAESLGYGGVIIGMLRYCSEEVAELFRLPDYTYPVFGIALGVPNQQHAVKPRLPLEQIAFEEEYQEQDLSVVTAYDKVQADYAGARVTDSWSERLAAQFGQPEQEETKKLLEKHKLL
- the dnaI gene encoding primosomal protein DnaI; translated protein: MESVGQTMSHMNRARQFNYEDLVAQILADQEVAAFIKDRSLSEQEIRRSISKFNQYISERNRFLLGDPDYIAKGYKPILTMNEGYADVAYEETPELIEAQKRAAINQRLNLINLPSTLKEASLAKVELDDKGRFVAFEELANFVANYPEYQKGIYLYGDFGVGKSYMMAALAHDLSEKRQASTTLLHFPSFAIDVKNAISSGLVKETVDQVKKAKILILDDIGAEQMSAWVRDEILQVILQHRMQENLPTFFTSNFNFEELERHFASSRNGDETWQAKRVMERVKFLAKEIHLEGVNRR
- a CDS encoding replication initiation and membrane attachment family protein, giving the protein MKPNTPFSFLKNNILPPAGPALEQYYLPILEMETVTVYRFLLASYDQGEKKHLLAQILNHIDMGFPQLLLAFDRLIAMGLIDIFEEEAGIAIRLHAPLEAEQFFSNAVYKRLLEKKIGEKAVENLLPARSLGSRRQVSFSQVFGLDAGEATVVPSKKQQFDMEMFKRMMGRDGLRFADEGEATLALFAIAEEQQWTWYETYLLAKETAVDRIVSPKRMKQKLAQASQEQPRMSYSRQEETILREAKAKSSLQFLAEIKKARHATITQSERKTLSKLADLGLLDEVINIILLLTFNKTQSANLNEKYALKVGNDFSYQGVNSAELAILKVRERQKQAKVQGNKGTSPTSAKGKPSNVPKWSQPNYQNQTSQEEKVDLAKEKQRLLEKLNQGGE
- the nrdR gene encoding transcriptional regulator NrdR, whose product is MRCPKCGGSKSSVVDSRQAEDGNTIRRRRECEECHYRFTTYERVEERTLVVVKKDGTREQFSRDKIFNGIIRSAQKRPVSSDEIEEIVNRIEQKVRSQSDNEINSECIGSLVMDELADLDEITYVRFASVYRSFKDVGELETLLKQITKGTKKKKEK
- a CDS encoding endonuclease/exonuclease/phosphatase family protein gives rise to the protein MKFLTLNSHSWMEENAQQKFETLKEQILEAQYDVICFQEVNQEMASETVETDEYYQAAPSAVAIHKDHFVHVLVEELAAQGLHYYWTWAYNHIGYDHLNEGVAVLSRQPLKADEILVSNMDDPTDYHTRRVAVAHTSVDGKEIVVGSVHLSWWDKGFQFEWPRIEKYFNQVEKPFILAGDFNNPAGQEGYETILSSSLKLQDSFIEAKETKGTYTVGPGIDGWTDNQVPLRIDYVFASPEWEIKRLHVIFDGQNKPLVSDHYGLEAELSL